Below is a genomic region from Longimicrobiaceae bacterium.
CCTTCGCCACCGCGACACCTTGCGAGCGCAACGAGTCGTACAGCTTCTTCATGCTGAAGCTGCCCCCCGGCGTGGCGAGCAGGTGGCGCTGGAGCCAGCGGAGCGCCTGGGGGTTGGACACCCTGTGCCTCTCGACCACGTCCCGGAGCACCATCACGTCCACGTACCCCTTCAGCAGCGAGAGCCGGTCGCGGCGCTCCGTCTTCTGCGCCTCGGGGAACCCGCCTTCCTCCAGGTATCGGAGTAGCGCCCCGTCCAGCGCCGCGCGCCGGGAGGGCGGCAGGCGTTCCCACGGCGCGTCCGGTTCCTTGCCTGCATGCCGGAGGGCCTCCCGGAACGAGAACGGGTGCACCAGCACTTCCATCGCCCGGCCGCGGAGAGACGTGGCGACCTCGCGGCTGAGCAGCTTGGCCGACGAACCGGAGACGAAAAGCTCGATACCGCCAACGTCCATCAGCCGGCGCACGAGCGTCTCCCATCCGGGCACGAGCTGCACCTCGTCCAGGTAGATGCTGAGCGAGCCGCTCTGGCGCAGCCCCGGCACCTGCCGCTCGTGCTCCTCCACCAGCCAGCCGAGGTCCGCCGCCGTCATCCCCACCAGCCGCTCGTCCTCAATCGAAACCAGGAGTTGCGATTCGCGCGCGCGGCCCTCGGCCACACGCTCGGCCATGCGCTGGTGGAGGAACGAGGTCTTTCCCCCGCGGCGCACCCCGATCACGGCCATCGCCTTGCCCGCGATCTTCGGCAGCCGGACGTCACGCCGCGTCACCGGCTGGACGGGGGCCGCGAGGGCCTCGGAAAGCTTGAGGCGCAGCAGATCCTGAGAGACTGTCCTTTCCATAAGGAAAGAATGCAGCCGATCTTTCCTTGTGTCAAGGACAAACTTCGGAACGTGAGCCCTGACAGGGGCTTGAAGCTGGCCAGCGCACGGCCGCGGCGCCTACCGGCGGAACGGGCAGCGCCAGCCGGGCTCCACGGCACGGCCGGAATACTGGCGCGCGTCGGACTGCTCGCCGAAATCGGCCAGGTTGGGGTTGAGGCTGCCCTGCAATGCCATCTCCCGCGCGCGGATGGCCTCGCGAAGGCGCCCGTAGCGGCCGTCCGCGCGCAGGCGCTCGAACTGCGCGTGCGGGTTGAAGACCAGCGCCGGCCACCCGAAGCGCCGTGCCGCCCGCGAGCTGGCCGGGTGCAGGCCGACCACGAAGAACGCCCGCCCGCCGAAGCTGAACGAGAAGTGCGGGTCCGCCGGGTCGTCGCTCACCGCCGGGTCCCACTCCGCGCTGGGGTCGGCCGCGTGGAGCGCCCGGAGCTGCTTCCACAGCCGCGCCTCGAACTCCGCCTCGGCCTCGGCGGGGTGCTCGAGGAAGACGGCGACGAAGCTGGCGAAGTCGTCTTCCCCGTGCCCCTCCGCGAACGCCGCGAGGTCGCGGGAGAGGGCCGAGGTCGCTGCCTCGCCGCCCATCTCGCCGTACGCGCCGAAGCGGTACGCGTCGTGGTGCAGCGCGGCGCGGGCGCCCAGGCACGAGAAGCCCGGCGCGTTCACGAACGCCTCGAAGTCGGCCCGCACCCGCCGGCCCAGCGCATCCATCCCCCGCATGCGGAGATGCGCGGGCGTGTCGCCGGCCACGGCCGGAAGTGCGGAGTCGTGCATGGCGTGCGGATTTAGCAAGTCGCGCACCTAGCGGCGGCGCCGCGACAGTCTGTCGCGGACGGGCTCGGGAATCACCTTCTTCAGCCACCCCGGGCTCCACAGCACCTCCACCCAGCCGGGGTCGAAGCGCAGGTCGATGCCCGCTTTCGCGGGGTCGATGCCCAGCGCGCGGAGCTGTGCCCCCGGCCGCGGTGCCGGAGTGTACGGCAGCACGTGCCCGCGTGGCACCTCGCCGAGTGCCAGGCTGAGCACGTTGGCCGCCACCGCCCTCCGCCACACCGGCAGCCACCCGCCCTCCGGACGCTCCGCCAGCTCGTCCGGCGCGATGCCCAGGTGGCGGGACCACAGCCCCCGCCGCAGCGCCGCCGCGGCACCGGTCGCCGGCTCGCCCTCCACGCCGTCCAGCAGCACGAGGTTGAGGTCGAAGTTGCGGTGGCCGCGGAAGATGGAGCGCCCCGCCCAGCCGGAAAAGTCGTCGCCGTACGAGTGCAGCGACACGCCGTCCAGATTGGCGGTCCCCAGCGTCGCCCACTCGTCGTCCACCACGGCCGTCTTGCTGTGGATGAACAGCTGCGTCACGTCCAGCCTGGCGGGATGCACGGCGGACGGCGCCGCGGCCCACAGCGAGAAGACGCCCACCCGCGGATGCGCGAGCAGCCCGCCCTCGTCCATCCGGCGGTTCTGCCACGAGCGGTACGCCGTGATGTCCGGGTTCTGGTTCACCACCAGCACCACCTCCAGCTCCCGCCGCGCCCGCAGCGCGGCCGAGAGCGCCAGGCGGATAGGGCGCGCGCTGAAGTACTGGTTCTCCAGGTAGATGAGCGACCTCGCCCGGCCGATCGCCTCCAGGTA
It encodes:
- the gntA gene encoding guanitoxin biosynthesis heme-dependent pre-guanitoxin N-hydroxylase GntA; amino-acid sequence: MHDSALPAVAGDTPAHLRMRGMDALGRRVRADFEAFVNAPGFSCLGARAALHHDAYRFGAYGEMGGEAATSALSRDLAAFAEGHGEDDFASFVAVFLEHPAEAEAEFEARLWKQLRALHAADPSAEWDPAVSDDPADPHFSFSFGGRAFFVVGLHPASSRAARRFGWPALVFNPHAQFERLRADGRYGRLREAIRAREMALQGSLNPNLADFGEQSDARQYSGRAVEPGWRCPFRR
- a CDS encoding ATP-binding protein — protein: MERTVSQDLLRLKLSEALAAPVQPVTRRDVRLPKIAGKAMAVIGVRRGGKTSFLHQRMAERVAEGRARESQLLVSIEDERLVGMTAADLGWLVEEHERQVPGLRQSGSLSIYLDEVQLVPGWETLVRRLMDVGGIELFVSGSSAKLLSREVATSLRGRAMEVLVHPFSFREALRHAGKEPDAPWERLPPSRRAALDGALLRYLEEGGFPEAQKTERRDRLSLLKGYVDVMVLRDVVERHRVSNPQALRWLQRHLLATPGGSFSMKKLYDSLRSQGVAVAKDTLYEYLDHIEDAFLVRTVSMHSRSERQRMVNPRKAYPIDPGLIPLYERTGRENHGRALETAVLLELDRRAYTADWLRAGDGWEVDFFAERPGDPPVLVQVCMDTTGDATWQREVRALEAAAEAYPEAEALLITLDPSPPARELPARLRWRSAAEWLLATEP